Proteins found in one Cinclus cinclus chromosome 8, bCinCin1.1, whole genome shotgun sequence genomic segment:
- the C8H1orf52 gene encoding UPF0690 protein C1orf52 homolog, with the protein MAAEGEDPLGYFAAYGSSSSDSEPEEPQPDERPAGAGAASGGSPGRPRLPSPDELFRRVSQPPAFLYNPLNKEIDWESRVLRAPEEPPREFKVWRSNAVPPPETYSPPEKPPPPAPTLDMAIKWSNIYEDNGDDAPRQTGKAKFLPDEEQEPLESDGEKDDEPASAKKRKVESGEQAKKKKKV; encoded by the exons ATGGCGGCGGAGGGGGAGGACCCGCTGGGCTATTTCGCGGCCTACGGCAGCTCCAGCTCCGATTCGGAGCCAGAAGAGCCCCAGCCCGACGAGCGCCCGGCGGGGGCCGGCGCGGCCTCGGGGGGCAGCCCGGGGCGGCCGCGGCTGCCGTCGCCCGACGAGCTCTTCCGTCGGGTGTCGCAGCCGCCCGCCTTCCTCTACAACCCCCTCAACAAGGAGATCGACTGGGAGAGCCGCGTCCTGCGGGCCCCCGAGGAG CCCCCCAGGGAGTTCAAGGTGTGGAGGAGCAACGCCGTGCCCCCGCCGGAGACCTACAGCCCGCCCGAgaagccgccgccgccggcccccACCCTGGACATGGCCATAAAGTGGTCCAACATCTACGAGGACAATGGCGACGACGCGCCCCGCCAGACCGGCAAAGCCAAATTCCTGCCGGACGAGGAGCAGGAGCCCCTGGAGTCGG atgGTGAAAAAGATGATGAACCAGCTTCCGCTAAGAAACGCAAAGTAGAGTCTGGAGAGCAggcaaagaagaagaagaaggtaTAA
- the BCL10 gene encoding B-cell lymphoma/leukemia 10 yields the protein MEGLGSWSSSGGAGRPLTEDEMAEVKKDALERMRPYLCDKIIAERHFDYLRSKKILTREDTEEISARSSSRKKTGKLLDYLAENPKGLDVLIESIRRERTQNFLLQKITDVVLKVKNEKLEALKGLSCSTCMTSLCGGTNNLSRSYSDESNFLDKTKNKESTQIHHPEDDYSTAAFVSAVSLHSMNLPIAEMGNSQCSVFSATLPGPGDPGAPPLPPELQSDQQQPCTGSSDNCFLPLRSRSVQPQ from the exons ATGGAGGGCCTGGGGTCGTGGTCGAGCTcggggggcgcggggcggcCGCTGACGGAGGACGAGATGGCGGAGGTGAAGAAGGAT gcttTAGAAAGGATGCGTCCCTACCTGTGTGATAAAATCATAGCTGAGAGACACTTTGATTACCTACGTTCTAAGAAAATACTCACTAGGGAGGACACAGAAGAAATTTCTGCTCGATCTTCCAGTAGGAAAAAAACTGGGAAGTTATTGGACTACTTAGCAGAAAATCCAAAGGGACTAGATGTTTTGATTGAATCTATTAGACGAGAAAGAACACAAAATTTCCTGTTACAAAAGATAACTGATGTAGTGTTGAAAGTCAAAAATGAAAAGCTTGAAGCTCTTAAAG GTTTAAGCTGCAGCACCTGTATGACCTCACTGTGTGGAGGAACAAATAACCTTTCTAGATCATATTCTGATGAATCAAATTTTTTGgataaaaccaaaaacaaagaaTCTACCCAGATACATCACCCAGAAGATGATTATAGCACTGCTGCATTTGTGTCTGCTGTCTCTCTTCATTCAATGAATTTACCaattgcagagatgggaaaTTCACAGTGCAGTGTTTTCTCAGCCACTctcccagggcctggagacccTGGTGCACCCCCGCTACCCCCAGAGCTCCAGTCAGACCAGCAACAGCCATGTACTGGTTCAAGTGACAATTGCTTTTTGCCTTTAAGATCACGTTCTGTTCAACCACAGTGA